Proteins from a single region of Abyssalbus ytuae:
- a CDS encoding putative signal transducing protein encodes MRLVEIYEGTLFECQMIKNLLENEGIESNLKDEIIGTRGGNVWRQAGGVKIIISDDNYEKARIIISEFEKSRKD; translated from the coding sequence ATGAGACTTGTAGAAATTTATGAAGGAACACTCTTTGAGTGTCAAATGATAAAAAATCTTTTAGAAAATGAAGGCATTGAGTCAAATTTAAAAGATGAAATTATTGGAACGAGAGGGGGAAACGTATGGAGACAAGCAGGTGGAGTAAAAATAATTATTTCAGATGACAATTATGAGAAAGCAAGAATAATTATAAGTGAATTTGAAAAATCTCGCAAAGATTAA
- a CDS encoding GNAT family N-acetyltransferase has protein sequence MIIKIDTEIELKQLEQSDSKDIFKTIDNQRKYLGKWLPFVDFTKEVSDTEKFVDSVINAPENRFEYVFVIRKQNEFVGLIGFKDTDKLNKKTEIGYWLSEKFQKQGIITKSVEKLCDFAFEKQGINRIQIKCAVGNTPSKNIPQRLGFKFEGIERQGELLTGNIYTDLEIYSKLRNIDCL, from the coding sequence ATGATAATAAAAATAGATACAGAAATTGAGTTAAAACAATTAGAACAATCGGATTCTAAAGATATTTTCAAAACGATTGATAATCAGAGAAAATATTTAGGAAAATGGTTACCTTTTGTTGATTTCACAAAAGAAGTATCAGATACAGAAAAATTCGTTGATTCTGTTATTAATGCACCTGAAAACAGATTTGAATATGTTTTTGTGATTAGAAAACAAAACGAATTTGTTGGCTTGATTGGGTTTAAGGATACAGACAAACTAAATAAAAAGACAGAAATTGGATATTGGCTTTCCGAAAAATTTCAGAAACAAGGAATTATAACAAAGTCAGTAGAAAAACTATGTGATTTTGCTTTTGAAAAGCAAGGGATAAATAGGATACAAATAAAATGTGCTGTTGGAAATACGCCAAGCAAAAATATTCCCCAAAGACTCGGATTCAAATTTGAGGGAATCGAACGACAGGGAGAGTTACTTACAGGAAATATTTACACTGACTTGGAAATATACAGCAAATTAAGAAACATCGATTGTTTATAA
- a CDS encoding helix-turn-helix domain-containing protein, which translates to MTYYFRQVSKLMDDCYSNKEQLDTVIRTRHYINNHFEKELNLNFLSKVRFTSKFHLIRLFKKYYGQTPKQYIIDKRIEQAKVLLKKGINITDTCFEVGFDTPSSFSTLFKSRVGLPPTEFQKRATFTKSE; encoded by the coding sequence ATGACATATTATTTCAGACAGGTAAGCAAATTAATGGATGACTGTTACTCTAATAAGGAGCAACTTGATACGGTAATCCGAACCCGCCATTATATCAACAATCACTTTGAAAAAGAGCTGAATTTAAACTTCCTTTCAAAAGTCCGTTTCACTTCAAAATTTCATTTGATTAGGTTGTTTAAAAAATATTACGGACAAACACCCAAACAATATATCATTGACAAACGCATTGAGCAAGCAAAAGTGTTGCTAAAAAAAGGTATTAACATCACTGATACTTGTTTTGAAGTCGGTTTTGATACACCAAGTTCATTTAGTACTTTATTTAAATCACGTGTTGGTTTACCACCAACCGAATTTCAGAAAAGAGCAACTTTTACAAAGTCGGAGTAA
- a CDS encoding VOC family protein has product MKVKVTSIPVLNQEKALQFYTEKLGFLKKVDVPLSEHSRWLTVVSKEEQNGVEILLEPAPNHFEPAKVYQKALFDSGIPYTQFSSDNVQQDYDRLVKLGVDFSVKPTSMGTVKIAVFNDTCGNNIQIVEML; this is encoded by the coding sequence ATGAAAGTCAAAGTAACAAGCATCCCAGTACTAAACCAAGAGAAAGCATTACAGTTCTACACTGAAAAGTTAGGTTTTTTAAAAAAAGTAGATGTGCCATTAAGTGAGCATAGTAGATGGCTGACTGTTGTAAGCAAGGAAGAACAAAACGGTGTAGAGATTTTACTAGAGCCTGCACCCAATCATTTTGAACCAGCTAAAGTTTACCAGAAAGCGCTTTTTGATTCGGGTATTCCCTATACGCAATTCAGTTCTGATAACGTGCAGCAAGACTATGATAGACTTGTAAAACTTGGTGTTGATTTTAGTGTAAAACCTACCTCAATGGGAACAGTAAAAATTGCTGTTTTTAATGACACTTGTGGGAATAATATTCAAATTGTGGAAATGCTTTAG
- the arr gene encoding NAD(+)--rifampin ADP-ribosyltransferase codes for MAREKEKQLAPSPFSQTYFHGTKADLKIGDFIEAGYNTNYQQNKKAKYIFLTATLDAAIWGAELSFGEGRGRIYLVEPTGEIENDPDLTDQKFKGNPSMSYRSTKPFRIVGEVTIWEGHGPDQVKAMKDGIRKRNEQGVNSLNDE; via the coding sequence ATGGCAAGAGAAAAAGAAAAACAATTAGCACCTAGTCCTTTCAGTCAAACCTATTTTCACGGAACAAAAGCTGATTTAAAAATTGGAGATTTCATAGAAGCAGGCTATAACACTAATTATCAGCAAAATAAAAAAGCTAAATACATTTTCCTTACTGCCACCCTGGATGCGGCTATTTGGGGAGCTGAACTTTCATTTGGAGAAGGTCGAGGAAGAATTTATTTAGTTGAGCCGACAGGGGAAATTGAAAATGACCCCGATTTGACTGACCAAAAATTTAAAGGTAATCCATCTATGTCATATCGTTCTACCAAGCCATTCAGAATTGTTGGGGAAGTAACGATTTGGGAAGGTCATGGACCTGATCAGGTAAAGGCAATGAAAGACGGAATTAGAAAACGAAATGAACAAGGTGTTAATTCGCTAAATGATGAATAA
- a CDS encoding LysE family translocator: protein MIPLNDLLLFGLAALIMVLSPGPNMIYLISRSLSQGKNAGIISLFGVMCGFLFHILMVSFGLTAIFFAIPYAFVVVKFFGVGYLLYLAYNSIKSENRIFDADKNLKSDKPLKLFNIGLMTNVLNPKMAVFYLSFFPQFIKPENGSILSQSFQLGIVQIIISFSVNLLIVISSAKMASWFSKKPIWLRIQKWFMASVLTGLAVKMALTKAK, encoded by the coding sequence ATGATACCACTGAATGACCTACTCTTATTTGGATTAGCAGCTTTAATAATGGTTCTTTCTCCAGGACCAAATATGATTTACCTCATTTCAAGGTCACTATCGCAAGGGAAAAATGCTGGGATTATTTCTCTTTTTGGTGTAATGTGTGGATTTCTATTTCACATTCTTATGGTTTCATTTGGTTTGACTGCGATATTTTTTGCAATTCCTTATGCCTTCGTTGTAGTGAAATTTTTTGGAGTTGGATATTTACTTTACTTGGCTTATAATTCAATTAAATCGGAAAATAGAATCTTTGACGCTGATAAGAATCTAAAGTCTGACAAACCTTTAAAACTGTTTAATATTGGACTTATGACTAATGTTCTAAATCCCAAAATGGCAGTGTTTTATTTGTCATTTTTTCCTCAATTTATAAAACCTGAAAATGGTTCGATTTTAAGTCAGAGTTTTCAATTAGGAATAGTTCAAATAATTATAAGTTTCTCTGTAAATCTATTAATTGTCATTTCTTCTGCTAAAATGGCTTCTTGGTTCTCGAAAAAACCAATATGGTTAAGAATTCAAAAATGGTTTATGGCTTCAGTGTTGACTGGACTTGCTGTTAAAATGGCATTGACAAAAGCGAAATAA
- a CDS encoding prenyltransferase/squalene oxidase repeat-containing protein, whose product MIEKIIQRQNDNGGQFWSRTDGDIHAPFGFSTIDTLSVLGEIGYSITDNSQIADAIDFIFSYQTPEGCFKYSPKSSKLPCLTARIIAGFGRLGVKNDTRIERSYKWMLDTQWDDGGWRCKTVKLGKSPLTDASNPGTTLYVLDAFRFRDNSMEDLNKLNKGVDFLLQHWEIRQPIGPCNFGIGSTFMKIEYPFLRYNLFYYVYVLSFYDATKNDKRFQDAYNQLKDKVKDNKLIPENPHRAWKEFDFAKKGLISEIGTRRWFEIKKNIKK is encoded by the coding sequence ATGATTGAGAAAATAATACAACGACAAAATGATAACGGTGGACAATTCTGGTCAAGAACAGATGGAGATATTCACGCTCCCTTTGGATTTTCAACCATTGATACTTTATCAGTTCTTGGAGAGATTGGTTACTCGATTACGGATAATTCACAGATTGCAGATGCTATTGATTTTATTTTCTCATATCAAACTCCAGAAGGTTGTTTTAAGTATTCACCCAAAAGCTCAAAACTTCCATGTTTAACGGCTCGGATAATTGCCGGATTTGGTAGGCTTGGGGTAAAAAATGACACAAGGATTGAGAGAAGTTACAAGTGGATGCTTGATACCCAATGGGATGATGGCGGTTGGAGATGCAAAACAGTAAAACTTGGAAAATCTCCATTGACCGATGCGAGTAATCCTGGAACAACTTTATATGTATTGGATGCTTTTCGATTCAGAGATAATTCTATGGAAGATTTGAACAAGTTAAATAAAGGAGTTGATTTTTTATTACAACACTGGGAGATTCGTCAGCCAATTGGGCCTTGCAATTTCGGGATTGGTTCCACATTTATGAAAATTGAGTATCCATTTTTACGATATAATTTGTTTTACTATGTTTATGTTCTGTCGTTTTATGATGCGACAAAGAATGATAAAAGATTTCAGGACGCCTATAATCAACTTAAAGACAAAGTAAAAGATAATAAGCTGATTCCTGAAAATCCGCATAGAGCATGGAAAGAATTTGACTTTGCTAAAAAAGGACTGATAAGTGAAATTGGGACGAGACGATGGTTTGAAATCAAAAAAAATATTAAGAAATGA
- a CDS encoding restriction endonuclease translates to MSQEKNLDWKTYESITKYIYETLGKEFGVKIKGHGSTCIETGKSGVKHQIDVLTSHSDGIHTYLTAIECKYWKEKVNKDIVIKLAEIIQDCGINKGIIVCKNGFTQDGIDYAKHKNIELVELREIEENDLKENPKEIHIGDLELHIKTSIKRAEILNIDIGDNRNIDVKSEFDYFNFIVVQEDESQKPLFNYITKFRKDVNPQNEKTEKLTKHYKIPNGVIYNRETKETLKINGITFTGQLRETDDNKNLKFTLVDEVWLIMKSIFNERTFTFTESGMIKENKK, encoded by the coding sequence ATGTCACAAGAAAAGAACTTAGATTGGAAAACCTACGAATCAATTACAAAGTATATCTATGAAACTTTAGGTAAAGAATTTGGAGTAAAAATAAAAGGTCATGGAAGTACTTGTATAGAAACTGGTAAATCAGGGGTTAAGCATCAAATTGATGTTCTAACTTCTCATTCTGATGGAATTCATACTTACTTAACTGCTATTGAATGTAAGTATTGGAAAGAAAAAGTAAACAAAGACATTGTAATTAAGCTAGCGGAAATTATTCAAGACTGTGGCATCAATAAAGGAATCATTGTTTGTAAAAATGGGTTCACACAAGACGGAATTGATTATGCGAAACATAAAAATATTGAATTAGTTGAACTAAGAGAAATAGAAGAAAATGATTTAAAAGAAAATCCCAAAGAAATACATATTGGAGATTTAGAACTTCATATTAAAACATCTATTAAGCGGGCAGAAATCTTAAATATTGACATAGGTGACAATCGAAACATAGATGTTAAAAGTGAATTCGATTATTTTAATTTCATAGTAGTACAGGAAGATGAAAGCCAAAAGCCTCTGTTTAATTACATCACAAAATTTCGAAAAGATGTAAATCCCCAAAACGAAAAAACTGAAAAGCTCACTAAACATTATAAGATTCCCAACGGAGTTATATATAATAGAGAAACAAAGGAGACTTTAAAAATAAATGGAATAACTTTCACTGGACAATTAAGAGAAACAGATGATAACAAAAACTTAAAATTCACCTTAGTTGACGAAGTATGGCTAATTATGAAATCCATTTTTAATGAACGAACATTTACATTTACTGAAAGCGGTATGATTAAAGAAAATAAGAAATAA
- a CDS encoding coiled-coil domain-containing protein, translating to MREILNTFLDTTRERIKNPFIGAFIFSFVAFNWKPIFIILFASKTIQEKIKIVESEYTGLLYNLWLPILFALFYVLILPYIMWLFDRISSKAVVGRKENVVEQQLFDLRSKQRLAEQESRLEDIRASFRETADLNKKIDVLSTQIEERDKTIEVLQNELETAQDDQSRLQNFLRHQNDNSLTEKQKEDFAKKYESFKTSDLYEFFKEVGSEISRRNSVPNNMDDLIIEKFRHTDIIREVRDEENQRIYYEFTKKGEFFWKEYILNLKIVRKPDPKDDLPF from the coding sequence ATGAGAGAAATTCTAAATACATTTTTAGACACTACAAGAGAGAGGATTAAAAATCCATTTATTGGAGCTTTTATATTCTCATTCGTAGCTTTTAATTGGAAACCTATATTCATCATATTATTTGCTTCTAAAACAATTCAAGAAAAAATAAAAATTGTTGAATCGGAATACACAGGTCTTTTATACAATCTTTGGTTACCAATTTTATTTGCTCTTTTTTATGTTTTGATTTTGCCGTATATAATGTGGTTATTTGATAGAATTTCAAGCAAAGCAGTTGTTGGTAGAAAAGAAAATGTTGTTGAACAACAGCTATTTGACTTAAGGTCAAAACAAAGATTAGCGGAACAAGAAAGTAGATTAGAAGACATAAGAGCTAGCTTTCGAGAAACAGCTGACTTAAATAAAAAGATAGATGTTTTATCAACTCAAATTGAGGAAAGAGACAAAACAATTGAAGTCCTACAAAATGAATTGGAAACTGCACAAGATGACCAATCGAGATTACAAAATTTCTTACGACACCAAAATGACAACTCACTAACGGAAAAGCAGAAAGAAGATTTTGCAAAAAAATATGAGTCATTTAAAACGTCTGACCTTTATGAATTCTTTAAAGAAGTTGGCTCAGAAATAAGTCGGAGAAATTCAGTTCCAAACAATATGGATGACTTGATAATAGAAAAGTTTAGACATACAGATATTATTAGAGAAGTTAGAGACGAGGAAAATCAAAGAATATATTATGAATTTACTAAAAAAGGTGAATTCTTTTGGAAAGAGTATATTCTTAATTTGAAGATTGTTAGAAAACCTGACCCAAAAGATGATTTACCTTTCTAA
- a CDS encoding DUF6261 family protein: protein MEAISIPQLRLGQLQTLTEQTLELTKGIEQVTTYVAAVEEAFEPFLAGMLKDSAESDKKPLDTIRDQYLSGLFIGVRSETHYPHDTAQLVVLEKLQHMADKYGFKISKLPYDEETAAIDNLLAELETVDLQGMPQLARWIEKIKAANEDFKASSKEYLEGTVRSSATKSATAVAPALVAALDNLYTMLFAYTTVTADETIATAYQELSELVDTYRG from the coding sequence ATGGAAGCAATTTCTATTCCCCAATTAAGGCTGGGACAATTACAAACGTTAACGGAACAAACACTGGAGCTTACCAAAGGTATAGAACAGGTAACAACCTATGTAGCTGCGGTAGAGGAAGCTTTTGAACCTTTTCTTGCGGGTATGCTAAAGGATTCAGCCGAATCGGATAAAAAACCCCTGGATACCATCAGGGATCAGTACCTCTCAGGCCTTTTTATAGGTGTAAGGTCTGAAACCCATTATCCGCATGATACAGCTCAGCTGGTGGTACTGGAAAAACTTCAGCATATGGCTGACAAGTACGGTTTTAAGATTAGTAAGCTTCCCTATGATGAGGAAACAGCTGCCATTGATAACCTGCTGGCGGAACTGGAAACAGTAGATCTGCAGGGCATGCCGCAACTGGCCCGGTGGATTGAGAAGATTAAAGCAGCGAATGAGGACTTTAAGGCTTCTTCCAAAGAGTACCTGGAAGGCACCGTAAGATCGTCCGCTACAAAATCGGCTACAGCCGTAGCACCTGCATTGGTTGCAGCACTGGACAATTTGTATACCATGCTTTTTGCCTATACCACAGTAACGGCCGATGAAACCATTGCAACCGCATACCAGGAGCTTTCCGAACTGGTAGATACCTATCGTGGGTAA
- a CDS encoding nuclear transport factor 2 family protein, with protein sequence MKKIIQLMFIFIAVAGCNREQKSTYEIAGEQSRIIKEMIDAVNKKDAEKYVEGFAENVQVFVDSRMKVNGRDQLIKNRSGHFKNHPGVRSEIQHLVEIDNKVILHDKVWFDKSDKAGHNIVEIFTFENGKVVRVDVIQPDNLFEK encoded by the coding sequence ATGAAAAAAATAATCCAATTAATGTTCATCTTCATAGCAGTGGCCGGATGCAACAGGGAACAAAAATCAACATACGAAATAGCCGGGGAACAAAGCAGAATTATAAAAGAAATGATAGATGCGGTGAATAAAAAAGACGCTGAAAAGTATGTGGAAGGTTTTGCTGAGAATGTTCAGGTATTTGTGGATTCCCGGATGAAAGTTAACGGAAGAGATCAGCTGATTAAGAACAGGTCCGGGCATTTTAAAAATCATCCCGGTGTCCGGTCCGAAATTCAGCACCTGGTAGAAATTGACAACAAGGTAATTTTACATGATAAAGTATGGTTTGACAAATCTGATAAAGCCGGGCACAATATTGTTGAAATTTTCACTTTTGAAAATGGAAAAGTAGTAAGGGTAGATGTAATTCAGCCGGATAACTTGTTTGAGAAATGA
- a CDS encoding T9SS type A sorting domain-containing protein, which yields MSKKVTLSKLFMLCFLFISPVVLTAQNVFINEIHYDNDSTDANEAIEIAGEAGTDLTGWSLVLYNGNNGTEYDTYTFSETITDAGNGFGFITVPFSAIQNGTPDGMALVNASAEVVQFLSYEGTFTASEGPANGLTSEDIGVSEPSDSPVGYSLQLQGEGTIYSDFTWAGASASTYGAINNNQIFGIPVANVFINEIHYDNASTDVDETIEIAGEAGTDLTGWSLVLYNGSNGTEYATYNFSETIADSGNGFGFIAVPFSLIQNGSPDGMALVNASGEVVQFLSYEGTFTASEGPANGLTSEDIGVSEPSDSPVGFSLQLEGEGTRYSDFTWAGASASTYGAVNNNQLIGQPVPVVFINEFHYDNDSTDENEAIELAGIAGTDLAGWSLVLYNGSNGEVYNTTTLSGVLNNDANGYGFVSVAISSIQNGPDGLALVNSSAEVIQFLSYEGSFTAVGGPADGLTSEDIGISESSSTPLGNSLQLTGTGLKYEDFSWAEIPNTFGAVNTGQVFSNVTDPGDLELISIANARVQPQGTRVKIKGILTASDQLGGPAFIEDATGGIPVFDETVHGTGLFQIGDELEIVGSLTQFRQMIQLGTVETVTKLSEGNTVTPTAATISELAALEGQLVFVDSIAFDIPGRLSIGNHSVSDATGSVEIRIDNNVESLIGRVKPDTLTTLTGVVGSFEGDLQIFPRFEADLPGTEEFVLQPPAGEDIPRDETFDIATWNMEFFGTTISGYGPTDKELQKVNALRVIDSLKADIIAVQEVSDADFLMAALAAHTTTEYGLVCSDVYSYSFEPDDGTFPPQKLCFIYNKATVSISDEKVLFEDFYTAARTGMINDLDDYPTGSAQSFWSSGRLPYMVTAQVNIMGVAETVTLVNVHAKSGAATEDVARKTYDFAVLKDTLDAYYGTEKLILLGDYNDDVDISIGGGTTPLQPFVSDTSNYNIVSKSFSYDGQNSTVGNSDVIDHTTITNELYDPYIEDSEWIINPSDFIENYGNTTSDHYPSVTRFLFEAPVEPLKVSLTDSITLYRGYSARATTVIKVEIEGGIAPYTVEWSNGDTGPETQVNPDDEGELLVTVTDDSGLNTITKTVYVNVVDVSCKKGRFNGVQMCYKGKSRCMPEFLVEHLLTKGYVLGDCEDGSCTDKKYVKARNNPFYGNLNLEFNFSCPTTVNIAVINYYGKTVHNTQLDVSEGTSWHTLHLSRLWRGFYIVKITDKNEPGYFKILKVFKK from the coding sequence ATGAGTAAAAAAGTAACTCTTTCAAAGCTTTTTATGCTTTGTTTTCTTTTTATTTCTCCGGTTGTATTAACAGCCCAAAATGTATTTATTAATGAAATACATTACGACAACGACAGTACCGATGCAAATGAAGCTATAGAAATAGCCGGGGAAGCCGGAACCGACTTAACAGGCTGGAGCCTGGTACTCTATAACGGGAACAACGGAACTGAATATGATACCTATACCTTTTCCGAAACTATTACAGATGCAGGAAATGGTTTTGGCTTTATAACTGTTCCTTTCTCAGCAATACAGAATGGTACGCCGGACGGGATGGCACTCGTAAATGCTTCTGCTGAGGTAGTACAGTTTTTAAGCTACGAGGGCACTTTTACAGCTTCCGAAGGGCCAGCCAACGGTTTAACCAGTGAAGATATAGGCGTTTCCGAGCCCTCTGATTCCCCGGTGGGATACTCACTTCAACTGCAGGGAGAAGGTACCATCTATTCCGATTTCACCTGGGCAGGAGCATCAGCATCAACCTATGGGGCAATTAATAACAATCAAATATTTGGTATACCGGTTGCCAATGTTTTTATTAACGAAATACATTACGATAACGCAAGTACCGATGTTGATGAGACTATAGAAATAGCCGGGGAAGCCGGAACCGATTTAACCGGCTGGAGCCTGGTACTATATAATGGCAGTAACGGAACAGAATATGCCACCTATAACTTTTCCGAAACCATTGCAGATTCAGGAAATGGTTTTGGCTTTATAGCTGTTCCTTTTTCACTCATCCAGAATGGTTCGCCGGACGGGATGGCACTCGTAAATGCTTCCGGGGAGGTAGTACAGTTTTTAAGTTACGAGGGCACTTTTACAGCTTCCGAAGGGCCGGCTAACGGTTTAACCAGTGAAGATATAGGCGTTTCCGAGCCCTCTGATTCCCCGGTGGGATTCTCACTTCAACTGGAAGGAGAAGGTACCCGCTATTCCGATTTCACCTGGGCAGGAGCATCAGCATCAACTTACGGAGCAGTTAATAATAACCAGTTAATAGGGCAGCCGGTGCCGGTTGTTTTCATTAATGAATTTCATTATGACAATGATAGTACCGATGAAAATGAAGCCATAGAACTTGCCGGAATTGCAGGAACAGATCTTGCAGGCTGGAGCTTGGTTTTATATAACGGAAGTAATGGCGAAGTTTATAATACCACCACTCTGTCCGGGGTTTTAAATAATGATGCCAATGGTTACGGTTTTGTTTCGGTAGCAATTTCTTCTATTCAAAATGGACCTGATGGGTTAGCATTGGTTAATTCATCTGCAGAGGTAATACAGTTTTTAAGTTATGAAGGAAGCTTTACAGCAGTGGGCGGGCCTGCGGACGGTTTAACCAGTGAAGATATCGGTATATCCGAAAGTAGTTCTACTCCGCTTGGAAATTCACTTCAGCTTACAGGAACCGGTTTAAAGTATGAAGACTTTAGCTGGGCCGAAATACCCAATACTTTCGGAGCAGTAAATACCGGCCAGGTATTTAGCAATGTAACCGATCCGGGAGATCTGGAATTAATCTCCATAGCCAATGCCAGGGTACAACCACAGGGAACCCGTGTAAAAATAAAAGGGATTCTTACCGCGTCAGACCAGTTGGGCGGGCCTGCATTTATTGAAGACGCCACCGGGGGAATACCCGTGTTTGATGAAACCGTACATGGTACCGGATTGTTTCAGATTGGGGATGAACTGGAAATAGTGGGTTCATTAACCCAGTTCCGGCAAATGATACAATTAGGAACGGTTGAAACCGTCACAAAATTAAGTGAAGGAAATACAGTAACACCCACTGCGGCTACCATTAGTGAACTGGCTGCATTGGAAGGGCAATTGGTGTTTGTTGACAGTATTGCCTTTGATATTCCCGGAAGATTAAGCATAGGCAACCATTCCGTAAGCGATGCCACCGGCTCGGTGGAAATAAGGATTGACAATAATGTGGAAAGTTTAATTGGCAGGGTAAAACCCGACACGCTTACCACCTTAACAGGAGTAGTGGGAAGTTTTGAAGGCGACCTTCAGATATTTCCGAGGTTTGAGGCCGATTTGCCGGGAACGGAAGAGTTTGTTTTACAACCTCCGGCCGGAGAGGATATTCCAAGGGACGAAACCTTTGATATTGCTACATGGAATATGGAGTTTTTCGGAACTACTATTTCGGGCTATGGCCCCACTGATAAAGAACTGCAAAAAGTAAATGCCTTAAGGGTGATAGACTCTTTAAAAGCTGATATTATTGCCGTTCAGGAAGTGTCGGATGCAGACTTTTTAATGGCGGCCCTCGCTGCTCATACCACTACCGAATACGGGTTGGTGTGTTCAGATGTATATTCTTATTCATTTGAGCCGGATGACGGTACTTTTCCTCCTCAAAAATTATGCTTTATTTACAACAAAGCCACGGTAAGCATCAGTGATGAAAAAGTGTTGTTTGAAGATTTTTATACCGCTGCAAGAACAGGTATGATAAATGATCTGGATGATTATCCCACAGGCAGTGCACAGTCATTTTGGTCCAGCGGGCGCTTGCCTTATATGGTTACCGCCCAGGTTAACATTATGGGAGTGGCTGAAACGGTTACACTGGTAAACGTTCATGCAAAATCAGGCGCGGCTACCGAAGATGTCGCCAGAAAAACCTATGACTTTGCAGTGTTAAAAGATACTTTGGATGCCTATTACGGAACCGAAAAATTAATTTTACTGGGCGATTATAATGATGATGTGGATATCTCGATAGGAGGGGGCACCACCCCGTTACAGCCGTTTGTAAGTGATACCTCCAACTACAATATAGTCTCAAAGTCGTTTTCTTACGACGGGCAGAACTCAACAGTAGGTAACAGCGATGTAATTGATCATACAACCATAACCAACGAACTTTACGATCCGTATATTGAAGATTCCGAATGGATAATTAACCCTTCGGATTTTATAGAAAACTACGGCAATACCACTTCCGACCATTACCCTTCCGTTACCAGGTTCCTGTTTGAAGCTCCGGTAGAGCCTTTGAAAGTATCATTAACGGATAGTATTACCCTGTATCGTGGATACAGTGCCAGGGCCACCACTGTAATAAAAGTTGAAATAGAAGGAGGAATTGCCCCTTATACCGTGGAGTGGAGTAATGGCGATACAGGCCCGGAAACACAGGTAAATCCTGATGATGAAGGAGAGTTGTTGGTAACCGTAACAGATGACAGCGGACTGAATACAATTACAAAAACGGTATATGTAAACGTAGTAGATGTTAGTTGTAAAAAAGGCAGGTTTAACGGAGTACAAATGTGTTACAAAGGCAAAAGCCGTTGTATGCCGGAATTTTTAGTAGAGCATTTGCTTACCAAAGGTTATGTACTGGGCGATTGCGAAGATGGCTCCTGCACTGATAAAAAATATGTAAAAGCCCGGAACAATCCGTTTTACGGCAATCTTAATCTCGAATTTAATTTTAGTTGCCCAACTACAGTAAACATAGCCGTTATAAACTATTACGGTAAAACTGTGCACAATACCCAGTTAGATGTAAGTGAGGGCACCTCATGGCATACCCTTCATTTATCCCGGTTATGGAGAGGGTTTTATATAGTTAAAATAACCGATAAAAACGAACCCGGATATTTTAAAATACTCAAAGTATTTAAAAAGTAA